A DNA window from Malus domestica chromosome 12, GDT2T_hap1 contains the following coding sequences:
- the LOC114820015 gene encoding receptor-like protein 33, which yields MASSSSSSAEGPFLNITSNLSAFDLHSNQLKGPIPMFPRLATYLDYSRNNFSSSIPADIGDFLMYTVFFSLESNHFHGIIPASVCRATYLQVLDLSNNLLSGMIPQCFTTRNSTAAYSHSSFFSKHINTKPALNLRGNKLSGTLPDNFPERCSLRSLDLNGNVIGGQFPKSLVNCRMLEVLNLGNNQITDVFPLFLGSDSIMIINKGLEMELVKILTVYSCYLDISCNKFSGSIPEELVVLKSLFSLNFSNNAFTGAIPSCVGNLRHLESLDLSNNRLSGTIPSELSKLNFLSFLNLSNNRLVGKIPTGTQIQSFSADSFAGNEGLYGPPLSLGNIDDGSARLSPTLEGKHSNSAHGIDWDLISAEVGFVGFGTATGSLVLCKRWSKWYYKTM from the exons ATGGCTTCTTCGAGTTCAAGTTCTGCAG AAGGTCCTTTCCTCAATATCACTTCTAATTTGTCTGCGTTTGACCTTCATTCCAACCAGCTTAAGGGACCAATTCCAATGTTTCCACGATTGGCCACTTATCTGGATTACTCAAGAAATAATTTCAGCTCTAGCATTCCGGCTGACATTGGTGATTTCCTTATGTACACTGTGTTCTTCTCTCTTGAAAGCAATCACTTCCACGGGATCATTCCAGCATCAGTATGTCGTGCAACATATCTTCAAGTTCTTGATTTGTCCAATAATTTGTTAAGTGGCATGATTCCCCAGTGCTTCACTACAAGGAACAG cacagctgcttattctcatagcagctttttttcaaagcacatcaataccaaaccagcccttaatttAAGGGGAAACAAACTTTCTGGCACTCTTCCTGATAATTTTCCTGAGCGATGTAGTCTACGAAGTCTAGACCTCAATGGCAATGTGATCGGTGGTCAGTTCCCAAAGTCTCTAGTCAATTGCAGAATGTTAGAGGTGTTAAACTTGGGAAACAATCAGATAACAGATGTCTTTCC tcttttcttagggtct GATTCTATAATGATTATCAATAAAGGTCTGGAAATGGAATTGGTAAAGATTCTAACTGTTTACAGCTGCTACCTTGACATCTCATGCAACAAGTTTAGTGGATCAATACCTGAGGAATTGGTAGTGCTGAAATCACTCTTTAGCCTCAACTTTTCCAACAATGCTTTCACAGGCGCAATCCCATCATGCGTAGGCAACCTACGACATCTTGAGTCCTTAGACCTTTCGAACAACAGATTGAGCGGAACAATTCCATCAGAGTTATCCAAACTTAATTTCCTCTCATTCCTGAATCTCTCTAACAATCGACTAGTCGGGAAGATTCCAACCGGCACTCAGATTCAATCTTTTTCAGCAGATTCTTTCGCAGGCAATGAAGGATTATATGGGCCACCATTATCGCTAGGTAACATAGATGACGGATCAGCAAGGTTGTCACCAACATTAGAAGGAAAACATTCAAATTCTGCACACGGAATTGATTGGGATCTGATTAGTGCTGAAGTTGGATTTGTTGGCTTTGGAACTGCTACTGGATCACTTGTGTTGTGCAAGAGATGGAGTAAATGGTATTACAAAACTATGTAG